Proteins from a single region of Streptomyces glaucescens:
- a CDS encoding GNAT family N-acetyltransferase: MPHTSSRYLAEGPRVGIRHFTHRDGAEFVARVRESKDLHHPWLFPPDSIQAYEAYAGRLIDDPARAGFLVCELDGPAGPGAIAGFININNIVGGGFQCGALGYGAFAHAAGRGLMREGLDLVVGHAFGPMRLHRLEINVQPGNTASINLAKAAGFRREGFSPKMLFIDGAWRDHERWALTAEMRDAG; this comes from the coding sequence ATGCCGCACACCAGCTCCCGCTACCTCGCCGAAGGCCCCCGGGTGGGCATACGCCACTTCACGCACCGGGACGGCGCCGAGTTCGTCGCGCGCGTCCGGGAGAGCAAGGACCTGCACCACCCGTGGCTCTTCCCGCCGGACAGCATCCAGGCGTACGAGGCCTACGCCGGCCGGCTGATCGACGACCCGGCGAGGGCCGGGTTCCTCGTCTGCGAGCTGGACGGCCCGGCCGGGCCGGGGGCGATCGCCGGGTTCATCAACATCAACAACATCGTCGGCGGCGGCTTCCAGTGCGGTGCCCTCGGCTACGGCGCCTTCGCGCACGCCGCCGGCCGCGGGCTGATGCGGGAGGGCCTGGACCTGGTGGTGGGCCACGCGTTCGGACCGATGCGGCTGCACCGGCTGGAGATCAACGTGCAGCCGGGGAACACCGCCTCCATCAACCTGGCGAAGGCCGCGGGCTTCCGGCGCGAGGGCTTCTCCCCGAAGATGCTGTTCATCGACGGGGCCTGGCGCGATCACGAGCGCTGGGCGCTCACCGCCGAGATGCGCGACGCCGGTTGA
- a CDS encoding DUF6204 family protein yields MSERHTYRVIVRGTWDGLTEAARARLRAGAGEHGLASMRFTEEGSLTYEPSPLKHFSMRFVVVSDAADGEEMAAAIAEDRAESALRRLGYGFTGLRSTVTDLDTMKVNRRRASRR; encoded by the coding sequence ATGAGCGAGCGGCACACGTACCGGGTGATCGTGCGCGGCACCTGGGACGGGCTGACCGAGGCGGCCCGGGCGCGGCTGCGGGCCGGGGCCGGTGAGCACGGACTGGCGAGCATGCGGTTCACCGAGGAGGGTTCGCTGACGTACGAGCCGTCGCCGCTGAAGCACTTCTCGATGCGGTTCGTCGTGGTGTCGGACGCCGCCGACGGCGAGGAGATGGCGGCGGCGATCGCGGAGGACCGCGCCGAGTCCGCGCTGAGGCGGCTCGGCTACGGTTTCACGGGCCTGAGGTCCACCGTCACGGACCTGGACACGATGAAGGTCAACCGGCGTCGCGCATCTCGGCGGTGA
- a CDS encoding arginase family protein, producing the protein MRNIVVVDAPSNLGLRPPAPGTVPGCYKLAGALREQRIVQRLGALEGGVVVPPRYDRGDWQEGDGVFNAAALAAYTRRLADRVEHHVRAGDFPVVLGGDCSIQLGASLALRRLGRYGLVAVDASPDFRHPGNSDRIGAAGGEEVALATGRGQEDLTDLEGLKPYLRDEDVRFFGIRDAFRDDEDCRELAALKVPVVTVGDLREWGADALARAAAQSFAFPGLAGFWVHLDADVLDPGVMPAVDSPDADGLQPGELVDLLRPLLSSPLCVGFNVTIYDPDLDPDGTAGALLTDIVVNAFARS; encoded by the coding sequence ATGCGGAATATCGTGGTGGTCGACGCCCCCTCCAACCTGGGCCTGCGCCCGCCCGCCCCCGGCACCGTGCCCGGCTGCTACAAGCTCGCCGGGGCCCTGCGGGAGCAGCGGATCGTCCAGCGGCTGGGCGCTCTGGAAGGCGGAGTGGTGGTGCCCCCGCGCTACGACCGGGGCGACTGGCAGGAGGGCGACGGCGTCTTCAACGCCGCCGCCCTCGCCGCGTACACCCGCAGACTGGCCGACCGTGTCGAGCACCACGTCCGCGCCGGCGACTTCCCCGTCGTGCTCGGCGGCGACTGCTCCATCCAGCTCGGCGCCTCGCTCGCGCTGCGCCGCCTGGGCCGGTACGGGCTGGTCGCGGTCGACGCCTCACCCGACTTCCGGCACCCCGGCAACTCGGACCGGATCGGCGCGGCGGGCGGCGAGGAGGTCGCGCTGGCCACCGGACGCGGACAGGAGGACCTCACCGACCTGGAGGGGCTGAAGCCCTACCTGCGCGACGAGGACGTGCGGTTCTTCGGCATCCGTGACGCGTTCCGCGACGACGAGGACTGCCGCGAACTCGCCGCGCTGAAGGTCCCCGTGGTGACCGTGGGCGACCTGCGGGAGTGGGGCGCGGACGCGCTCGCCCGGGCGGCCGCGCAGTCCTTCGCGTTTCCCGGACTGGCCGGATTCTGGGTCCACCTGGACGCCGACGTCCTGGACCCGGGCGTGATGCCCGCCGTGGACAGCCCCGACGCCGACGGACTCCAGCCCGGTGAACTCGTCGACCTGCTGCGCCCGTTGCTGTCCTCCCCGCTCTGCGTCGGCTTCAACGTCACCATCTACGACCCCGACCTCGACCCGGACGGCACGGCCGGGGCGCTGCTCACCGACATCGTCGTGAACGCCTTCGCCCGCTCCTGA